In Pedobacter sp. WC2423, the following are encoded in one genomic region:
- a CDS encoding nucleoside deaminase gives MEKETKEEHAHKKFMRLAIALSEQNVSESLGGPFGAVVVKDGKIVAKSGNKVTTTNDPTAHAEVSAIRIACKKLKTFDLNGCVIYTSCEPCPMCLSAIYWSRINIIYYANTKADAARIGFDDQFIYEELDKPMEKRIIPVNQLLREEAQQAFKLWEQSAIKIDY, from the coding sequence CATGCCCATAAAAAGTTTATGCGCCTGGCTATTGCATTATCCGAACAGAATGTATCAGAAAGCCTGGGAGGCCCTTTTGGCGCTGTAGTAGTTAAAGATGGAAAAATTGTAGCTAAAAGTGGTAACAAGGTGACTACAACAAATGATCCTACTGCACATGCAGAAGTATCTGCGATCAGGATAGCCTGCAAAAAATTAAAAACTTTTGACCTGAACGGTTGTGTGATCTATACCAGTTGTGAGCCTTGTCCGATGTGCCTGAGCGCGATCTACTGGTCAAGGATCAATATCATCTATTATGCAAATACAAAAGCCGATGCTGCCCGGATTGGTTTTGATGATCAGTTCATTTATGAAGAACTGGACAAGCCTATGGAAAAACGTATCATTCCTGTAAACCAGCTATTAAGGGAAGAAGCCCAGCAGGCTTTTAAGCTCTGGGAACAGTCTGCTATAAAAATTGACTATTAG
- a CDS encoding glycosyltransferase family 4 protein: MNIGFDGKRAANNFTGLGNYSRSLVLQLSEFFPQNQYFIYSPKVKRHGQISSFFERQNIHLVLPEKSSFLWRTFGVRKQFKTDNIAIYHGLSNEIPVGVSPAIRTAVTIHDLIFLRYPQYYKFIDRTIYNFKSKYACKHADHIIAISEQTKNDIIEYYQVDPSKIEVLYQTCDDSFKQIIGQEFKDSIRKKYQLPEKYILNVGTIEPRKNLLALVQALPAIDPDFKLVVVGKKQAYAQKVIAEIERLDLGERVIFLKDIPFTDLPAIYQLASVFVYPSFYEGFGIPIIEALYGRIPVVAATGSCLEEAGGPHSLYIDPNDAAALAKAVNSVLTDQKLADKMKEEGLSYAQKFNTADLARQLMNSYSSMIAKD, from the coding sequence ATGAATATTGGTTTTGATGGAAAAAGAGCCGCCAATAATTTTACCGGTTTAGGCAATTACAGCAGATCACTTGTTTTACAGTTATCAGAATTTTTCCCTCAAAACCAATACTTTATTTATAGTCCCAAGGTCAAACGGCATGGTCAGATTTCTTCTTTTTTTGAAAGACAGAATATCCACCTGGTGCTGCCTGAAAAGTCTTCGTTCCTTTGGAGAACTTTCGGCGTAAGAAAGCAATTTAAAACAGATAACATTGCAATTTATCATGGTTTAAGTAATGAAATCCCTGTCGGCGTATCTCCGGCTATCCGGACTGCAGTTACCATTCATGACCTCATTTTTCTGCGTTATCCGCAGTATTATAAATTCATAGACCGCACGATCTATAATTTCAAAAGTAAATATGCCTGCAAACATGCGGATCATATCATCGCCATCAGTGAGCAGACCAAAAATGATATCATTGAATATTATCAGGTTGATCCTTCGAAAATAGAAGTACTCTATCAAACCTGCGATGATTCTTTTAAACAAATTATCGGGCAGGAATTTAAGGATTCAATCCGCAAAAAATATCAGCTGCCTGAAAAGTACATCCTCAATGTAGGAACAATTGAACCCAGAAAGAACTTACTGGCTTTAGTACAGGCGTTACCTGCTATTGACCCTGATTTTAAATTGGTCGTGGTTGGAAAAAAGCAGGCTTACGCACAAAAAGTAATTGCGGAGATTGAAAGACTGGATCTTGGAGAAAGAGTCATTTTTCTGAAAGATATTCCGTTCACAGACCTCCCTGCTATTTATCAGCTGGCCTCTGTATTTGTTTATCCGTCTTTTTACGAAGGGTTTGGCATCCCGATCATCGAAGCGCTTTATGGCAGGATACCAGTTGTTGCGGCAACAGGTTCTTGTCTGGAAGAAGCAGGCGGCCCGCATAGTTTGTATATAGATCCAAATGATGCTGCGGCACTGGCAAAGGCAGTAAACTCTGTTTTAACTGATCAAAAGCTGGCTGACAAAATGAAAGAAGAAGGTCTGAGCTATGCGCAGAAATTCAATACAGCAGATTTGGCCCGTCAGCTAATGAATTCTTACAGCAGCATGATTGCTAAAGATTAA
- a CDS encoding 2,3,4,5-tetrahydropyridine-2,6-dicarboxylate N-succinyltransferase: MKELKKLIEAAWEDRTLLEYTEYCEAIETVVMQLDKGEIRVAEPILNSWGINEWIKKAVILYFPIREMKEIEVGPFIFHDKMKLKTNYKELGVRVVPGASARYGAFLSKGVILMPSYVNIGAYIDEGTMVDTWATVGSCAQIGKHVHLSGGVGIGGVLEPIQAAPVIIEDNCFIGSRAIVVEGVRVEREAVLGANVVLTASTKIIDVTGSTPVEYKGIVPARSVVIPGSYTKKFPAGDYQVPCALIIGKRKESTDKKTSLNDALRENNVAV; this comes from the coding sequence ATTAAAGAATTGAAAAAGTTAATAGAGGCTGCTTGGGAAGACAGAACTTTATTAGAATATACTGAATATTGTGAAGCGATCGAGACTGTTGTGATGCAATTGGATAAGGGAGAAATCCGCGTTGCTGAACCAATTCTAAATTCATGGGGAATTAATGAATGGATAAAGAAAGCTGTTATCCTTTATTTCCCTATCAGAGAAATGAAAGAAATTGAAGTTGGCCCTTTCATATTTCATGATAAAATGAAATTGAAAACCAATTATAAAGAATTAGGGGTAAGGGTTGTTCCTGGTGCAAGTGCACGTTATGGCGCATTTTTATCTAAAGGAGTGATTTTAATGCCTTCTTATGTGAACATCGGTGCTTATATTGACGAAGGTACAATGGTTGATACCTGGGCTACAGTAGGTTCTTGTGCACAAATCGGAAAACATGTACATTTAAGTGGCGGTGTTGGTATTGGTGGTGTTTTAGAGCCAATTCAGGCTGCTCCGGTTATTATCGAAGACAATTGTTTCATCGGTTCAAGAGCTATCGTTGTGGAAGGTGTACGTGTAGAACGTGAAGCTGTTTTAGGCGCAAACGTTGTATTAACCGCTTCTACTAAAATTATTGATGTTACAGGAAGTACTCCTGTTGAATATAAAGGTATCGTGCCTGCAAGATCAGTAGTGATTCCAGGAAGTTATACTAAAAAATTCCCTGCTGGTGATTACCAGGTTCCTTGTGCATTGATCATCGGAAAACGTAAAGAATCTACAGATAAAAAGACTTCACTTAATGATGCATTAAGAGAAAACAATGTAGCAGTATAA
- a CDS encoding L-threonylcarbamoyladenylate synthase, producing MLKTEIDKALTVLKNGGVILYPTDTVWGIGCDATNEAAVEKINAIKGRSSDKSFIVLVDNDSKIQSYIDEVPEVAYDLIEFAEHPLTIIFSGAKNLAKNVINADGSVGIRVVKHDFAQQLVQRFRKPVVSTSANLSGQPTPQFFDEIDEEIKAAVDYVVDWEQELRINKKASTIMKLSPSGQFSFIRK from the coding sequence ATGCTAAAAACGGAAATTGACAAGGCTTTAACGGTCTTGAAAAATGGGGGCGTAATCCTCTATCCTACAGATACGGTATGGGGTATAGGTTGTGATGCGACAAATGAAGCAGCAGTCGAAAAAATTAATGCGATTAAAGGCCGCTCTTCTGATAAGAGTTTTATTGTCCTGGTGGATAATGATTCGAAAATACAAAGTTATATCGATGAAGTGCCTGAGGTTGCATACGATCTGATCGAATTTGCGGAACATCCATTAACGATCATCTTTTCGGGCGCAAAGAATTTAGCTAAAAACGTGATCAATGCAGATGGCAGTGTCGGTATAAGAGTGGTTAAACATGATTTTGCACAGCAGTTAGTGCAGCGTTTCAGAAAACCGGTCGTCTCTACATCCGCTAATCTTTCAGGCCAGCCTACTCCACAGTTTTTTGATGAGATTGACGAAGAAATTAAAGCTGCTGTAGATTATGTGGTGGACTGGGAACAGGAACTCAGAATTAATAAAAAGGCATCTACAATCATGAAATTAAGTCCATCTGGTCAATTTTCCTTCATAAGAAAGTAA
- a CDS encoding RNA-binding S4 domain-containing protein, giving the protein MAEQEKLRIDKYLWAIRLFKTRTLATEACKAGRVKFNGQNVKASVVVKPGDVYQVSKGIEKKIIEVVELLYTRVESKIAVTKYKDITPIEETQGYKSMFHSPVLIRDRGAGRPTKRDRREIDDLKGNLFDEDEEKKD; this is encoded by the coding sequence ATGGCAGAGCAGGAAAAATTACGGATAGATAAATACTTGTGGGCAATAAGATTGTTTAAAACAAGAACTTTAGCAACTGAGGCGTGTAAAGCTGGCCGCGTTAAATTTAACGGTCAGAATGTGAAAGCTTCTGTAGTGGTCAAACCCGGTGACGTTTACCAGGTTTCCAAAGGAATCGAAAAAAAGATTATCGAGGTCGTTGAACTGTTGTATACCAGGGTTGAATCAAAGATCGCAGTGACAAAATATAAAGATATTACCCCGATCGAAGAAACGCAGGGTTATAAAAGTATGTTTCATTCACCAGTTTTAATCCGGGACAGAGGAGCAGGAAGACCTACCAAGAGAGACAGAAGAGAGATTGATGATTTAAAAGGCAATCTTTTTGACGAAGACGAAGAGAAAAAAGATTAG